A portion of the Bacteroides faecium genome contains these proteins:
- a CDS encoding AraC family transcriptional regulator, with translation MNAPLPNQIIREITPLSDKDCFYIAERYKTEFTYPIHNHSEFELNFTEKAAGVRRVVGDSSEVISDYDLVLITGKDLEHVWEQNECRSKEIREITIQFSSDLFFKSFINKNQFDSIRRMLDKAQKGLCFPMSAILKIYPLLDTLASEKQGFYAVIKFMTILYELSLFEEESRTLSSSSFAKIDIHSDSRRVQKVQEYINSHYQEEIRLGQLADMVGMTDVSFSRFFKLRTGKNLSDYIIDIRLGFASRLLVDSTMSIAEICYECGFNNLSNFNRIFKKKKACSPKEFRENYRKKKKLV, from the coding sequence ATGAACGCACCTTTACCTAACCAAATTATCCGTGAGATTACTCCTTTATCAGACAAGGACTGTTTTTATATCGCGGAACGTTATAAGACGGAATTCACTTATCCCATTCACAACCATTCCGAGTTCGAACTGAACTTTACGGAGAAAGCGGCGGGAGTGAGAAGAGTGGTCGGAGATTCTTCCGAAGTGATAAGTGACTATGACCTGGTCTTGATAACAGGTAAAGACCTCGAACACGTATGGGAGCAGAACGAGTGCCGTTCGAAGGAGATACGGGAGATAACGATTCAGTTCTCTTCCGACCTCTTCTTCAAGAGTTTCATCAATAAGAATCAATTCGACTCCATCCGCCGGATGCTGGATAAGGCGCAGAAAGGACTTTGTTTTCCGATGTCCGCGATTCTTAAAATATATCCGTTATTGGATACGCTTGCTTCCGAGAAACAGGGATTCTATGCAGTCATCAAGTTTATGACGATTCTCTACGAACTCTCCCTTTTCGAAGAAGAATCCCGCACGTTGTCCAGTTCGTCGTTTGCCAAGATAGATATTCATTCCGACAGCCGACGTGTGCAGAAAGTGCAGGAGTATATCAACTCCCATTATCAGGAAGAGATTCGTTTAGGGCAGTTGGCAGATATGGTCGGAATGACGGACGTATCATTCAGCAGGTTCTTCAAACTGCGTACGGGAAAGAATCTTTCCGATTATATCATTGATATCCGTCTTGGTTTCGCTTCCCGCCTGTTGGTGGATTCCACCATGTCGATAGCCGAAATCTGCTATGAGTGCGGATTCAATAACCTTTCCAATTTCAACCGTATCTTCAAGAAGAAAAAGGCTTGCTCGCCTAAAGAATTCCGTGAGAATTACCGGAAAAAGAAGAAGCTGGTTTAA